A single window of SAR86 cluster bacterium DNA harbors:
- a CDS encoding CDP-alcohol phosphatidyltransferase family protein, with protein MIAALPNIITTFRFILVVPISVAIFQGNDLLALILFALAGISDGMDGFLARRYGWQSKFGEFADPLADKCLIITTLLALAFSGRLPMWLVTTLLARDGIIVIGVLLHLLLFESYNLLPNRWGKHYTGWTIALFVIVLLRGINPEIPLFLEYIATGGVLIFIFLSITNYFLAEGKAIFKQII; from the coding sequence ATGATTGCTGCTTTACCAAATATAATAACAACATTTAGATTTATTCTAGTTGTCCCTATAAGTGTTGCCATTTTTCAGGGCAATGATTTATTGGCTTTGATTTTATTTGCTTTAGCAGGAATATCAGATGGAATGGATGGCTTTTTAGCCAGGAGATATGGCTGGCAAAGTAAGTTTGGTGAATTTGCTGATCCTCTCGCAGATAAATGTTTAATTATAACTACTTTATTAGCGCTGGCATTTTCTGGAAGACTTCCTATGTGGCTCGTAACAACTTTATTAGCTAGAGATGGAATAATAGTCATAGGTGTTTTATTGCATTTATTATTATTTGAATCATATAACTTGCTGCCAAATAGATGGGGTAAGCACTATACTGGCTGGACTATTGCTTTATTTGTAATAGTTTTATTAAGAGGAATAAATCCTGAAATTCCATTATTCTTGGAATATATTGCGACTGGAGGAGTTTTAATATTTATTTTCCTTAGCATCACTAATTATTTTTTAGCAGAAGGTAAGGCTATCTTTAAGCAGATAATTTAA
- a CDS encoding DUF2066 domain-containing protein, with translation MKRITFFIACIFFSPLVLLEEPILEDRIFSFKYDITSTERLAINEAMSESFKGLLLRLTGNSLILTKKGVKQGIIDAEDYVDEYALITSDTTSQTQVIFSFNEALVKELIERNNLPLWIGQGTQVLFYLPCSNDISLDQGANELFHDLCLDIETELIKQSELRSIIMIKPALDFLDISSVNIFDSEQLSFSLDKIGARYGLEHWLACFIKNEFGERLDQPFCQSNANNNIKSPYKEAISLLVDNISRDSQLFISSDSKQDIPVTIKNVLNYTSYQDLEKLLSSLLVIDSFNLAGLNGSDVSFIISINSDYKDLEKVLKLNLEPFDQNNMRLGGKMLTFLYRPIERVSP, from the coding sequence ATGAAAAGAATCACTTTTTTTATAGCATGTATATTTTTTAGCCCTCTAGTACTTTTAGAGGAGCCTATCTTGGAAGATAGGATCTTTTCTTTCAAATATGATATTACTTCAACCGAAAGATTAGCAATAAATGAAGCAATGTCTGAATCTTTTAAGGGTTTACTCCTTAGGTTAACTGGTAATTCATTGATATTAACTAAAAAAGGAGTCAAACAAGGGATTATCGACGCAGAAGATTATGTAGATGAATATGCATTAATCACCTCAGATACTACTTCGCAGACACAGGTCATTTTTTCTTTTAACGAGGCTTTGGTAAAAGAATTGATAGAAAGAAATAATCTACCATTATGGATAGGTCAAGGGACTCAAGTTTTATTTTATTTACCTTGTAGTAACGATATATCTTTAGATCAAGGAGCAAATGAATTGTTCCACGACCTATGTTTAGATATAGAAACAGAGTTAATTAAACAATCAGAATTGAGATCTATAATTATGATTAAACCTGCATTAGATTTTCTTGATATATCTTCAGTGAATATATTTGATTCAGAACAACTTTCCTTTTCTCTAGATAAAATAGGAGCCCGTTATGGGTTAGAGCATTGGTTGGCTTGTTTTATAAAAAATGAGTTCGGAGAAAGACTGGATCAACCCTTTTGTCAATCTAATGCAAATAATAATATTAAGAGCCCTTATAAAGAGGCCATATCCTTATTAGTTGATAATATATCCAGAGATTCTCAACTATTTATATCTTCAGATTCTAAGCAAGATATTCCGGTGACAATAAAGAATGTTTTAAATTACACAAGTTATCAAGATCTTGAGAAGCTTTTATCCTCATTGTTAGTAATAGACTCCTTTAATTTAGCAGGGCTCAATGGGTCAGATGTTTCCTTTATTATTTCTATAAACTCTGATTATAAAGACTTAGAAAAGGTTCTAAAATTAAACTTAGAGCCATTCGATCAGAATAATATGAGACTGGGAGGCAAGATGTTAACATTCTTATACCGACCTATAGAAAGAGTATCTCCCTAA
- the dcd gene encoding dCTP deaminase: protein MTIKSDKWIKRMSNDHEMINPYEPNQIKHNNEDKSKIISYGTSSYGYDVRCSDEFKIFTNINSATVDPKFFDEKSFVDLKGEVCVIPPNSFVLARTVEYFKIPRNVLTICVGKSTYARCGIIVNVTPLEPEWEGHVTLEFSNTTSLPAKIYANEGVAQMLFLESDEVCETSYKDRNGKYQGQKGVTLPKA from the coding sequence ATGACAATAAAATCTGATAAATGGATTAAGAGGATGTCAAATGATCATGAAATGATTAATCCTTATGAACCAAATCAAATAAAGCACAACAACGAAGATAAATCCAAAATAATTTCTTATGGCACTTCATCTTATGGTTATGATGTGAGATGTTCAGATGAATTTAAGATATTTACAAATATAAATTCAGCAACCGTAGACCCAAAATTTTTTGATGAAAAAAGTTTTGTAGATTTAAAAGGAGAAGTTTGTGTTATCCCTCCTAATTCTTTTGTCCTTGCAAGAACAGTTGAGTATTTTAAAATTCCCAGGAATGTTCTGACAATTTGCGTAGGAAAGTCAACTTATGCAAGATGTGGAATTATAGTTAACGTAACTCCTTTGGAGCCAGAATGGGAGGGCCATGTTACGCTTGAGTTTTCAAACACAACTAGCTTACCTGCTAAAATATATGCTAATGAAGGCGTAGCCCAGATGTTATTTTTAGAGTCAGATGAAGTTTGTGAAACAAGCTATAAAGACAGGAATGGAAAATATCAAGGCCAAAAAGGAGTAACTTTGCCTAAAGCTTAA
- the purN gene encoding phosphoribosylglycinamide formyltransferase, with the protein MWNRRASIVILISGNGSNLQAIIDAISNKQINGYIACVISNNESAYGLERAKAANIKNIIVDHKNFPSREEFDKVLLKKIEPFSPDIIVLAGFMRILSQTFIEKFEGKIINIHPSLLPKYPGLNTHDQAIKAKDKIHGVTVHYVNEHLDSGAICAQSILNIKTSNPVELEHEVHMLEYKIYPEVISWIARGDMRINNNKVTFLNKDIENEVIIFEDLR; encoded by the coding sequence ATGTGGAATAGAAGGGCTTCTATTGTAATATTAATTTCAGGTAATGGTTCCAATCTCCAGGCCATCATCGATGCTATTTCCAATAAACAAATAAATGGGTATATTGCTTGTGTAATAAGTAATAATGAATCGGCATATGGCCTGGAAAGAGCAAAAGCGGCTAATATTAAAAATATAATAGTTGACCATAAAAATTTTCCTTCAAGAGAGGAATTTGACAAGGTATTGTTGAAAAAAATAGAACCATTCTCCCCAGACATAATAGTCTTGGCTGGGTTTATGAGAATTCTCAGCCAAACATTTATAGAAAAATTTGAAGGAAAGATTATTAATATACACCCTTCTCTTCTTCCAAAATATCCAGGATTAAATACTCATGATCAGGCAATTAAGGCTAAAGATAAAATACATGGCGTTACTGTTCATTATGTTAATGAACATCTAGATAGTGGAGCTATATGTGCACAATCTATTCTAAACATTAAGACTTCGAATCCTGTAGAATTAGAACATGAAGTACACATGCTTGAATATAAAATATATCCTGAAGTAATAAGTTGGATAGCGCGAGGAGATATGCGAATAAACAATAATAAAGTTACATTCTTAAATAAAGATATAGAAAATGAAGTAATCATCTTTGAGGATCTAAGATGA
- a CDS encoding DnaA/Hda family protein produces MGYPRQLYLDVKLDEAVCLDNFISCSSTHLTLKALNNFLEDGAMITSLFLWGLSGTGKHYLLEAVNRGCIDALKKTGFISFSKPIIDPLEATQGFDFLDVIFIQDLHLMPQTKDWERAIFNLINTSLLNGIKMFISSGKVVMDLEIELPDLRSRLLAFTAVEIPEISDNEKASALSEFSERKGLSIDERTIDYILTHTSRSLTDLMNLITELDGFSLEKKRNLTIPLVRELLLNK; encoded by the coding sequence ATGGGCTATCCTAGACAACTATATTTAGATGTTAAGTTGGATGAGGCAGTTTGTTTAGATAATTTTATTTCTTGCAGTTCAACCCACCTCACTTTAAAAGCCCTTAATAATTTTCTTGAGGATGGCGCTATGATAACTTCCTTGTTTCTTTGGGGTCTATCAGGAACTGGAAAACATTATCTTTTGGAGGCGGTAAACAGGGGGTGCATAGATGCTTTAAAAAAGACTGGATTTATATCCTTTTCAAAACCAATAATTGATCCTTTAGAGGCAACTCAAGGATTCGATTTTTTAGATGTAATATTTATCCAAGACTTACATTTAATGCCTCAAACTAAAGATTGGGAAAGGGCGATATTTAATCTTATAAATACTAGTCTATTAAATGGCATAAAGATGTTTATTAGTTCCGGTAAGGTTGTGATGGATTTAGAAATTGAACTTCCTGATTTAAGGTCAAGACTCCTTGCCTTTACTGCGGTTGAAATACCTGAAATTTCTGATAATGAAAAAGCATCGGCACTTAGTGAATTTTCTGAAAGGAAAGGGTTAAGCATCGATGAAAGGACTATTGACTATATATTAACCCATACATCGAGAAGCCTAACTGATCTGATGAATTTGATAACTGAATTAGATGGATTTTCACTCGAAAAGAAAAGAAATTTGACCATACCTCTGGTAAGAGAATTATTACTCAATAAGTAA
- the recR gene encoding recombination mediator RecR, with translation MNYLSPVIEQLISSLQCLPGIGPKSARRLALYLLDRGRDGGVILSDSIKLALDEISKCKQCRFFTEKELCIICRSQMRDNSLICVVESSTDLIAIEESSHFNGIYFVLHGYLSPIDGVGPEDLGLDALHELVLLNKSKELVLAINPSLEGEATSHYIYNSMKDLDDLTISSLARGVPLSSEIEYLDEGTLTHAFQQRKVLDQGI, from the coding sequence ATGAATTACTTAAGTCCTGTCATAGAACAATTGATATCATCTCTTCAATGTCTTCCAGGCATTGGACCTAAATCAGCTAGAAGGTTGGCTTTATATCTTTTAGATCGAGGAAGGGATGGCGGTGTTATTTTATCTGATTCTATTAAGCTAGCCTTAGATGAAATAAGTAAATGTAAACAATGTAGATTTTTTACAGAAAAGGAACTATGCATTATATGTAGAAGTCAAATGAGAGATAATTCTTTGATTTGTGTCGTTGAATCCTCAACAGATTTAATAGCTATTGAAGAAAGTAGTCATTTTAATGGTATTTATTTTGTCTTACATGGTTATCTATCGCCAATAGATGGCGTGGGACCTGAAGACTTAGGCTTGGATGCACTACATGAACTTGTTTTATTAAATAAATCTAAAGAGTTAGTGCTAGCAATTAATCCTTCACTTGAAGGTGAGGCCACTTCACATTATATTTATAACTCAATGAAAGATTTAGATGACCTTACAATAAGCTCATTAGCCAGAGGGGTACCTCTTAGCAGTGAAATCGAGTATTTAGATGAGGGGACATTAACTCATGCTTTTCAGCAGAGAAAAGTATTAGATCAGGGTATTTAA
- a CDS encoding DUF3108 domain-containing protein, whose product MKQFLSILILIFPLWIFSEPFNTIDAEVASLKMSGGKMDVEMINVEGNKWKIKSIIKAGGGIFSRTESASFEINADSIKPLRWSRKERILFSKKNYLVTFDWLNSVISFNEDGNKGKLDLLPNYLGPATGPLLLRLKLRKSGLDNLPEKIELDVYFKGEIKHRNFSIKGLETVNTSLGTFQAIKVVRVRSEADPREQEFWFAPDLDFALIKVINDDGQEKRELMISSYEDIGS is encoded by the coding sequence ATGAAACAGTTTTTAAGCATATTGATCTTGATTTTTCCATTATGGATCTTTTCTGAACCTTTTAATACCATAGACGCCGAAGTAGCAAGTCTAAAAATGTCGGGCGGTAAGATGGATGTAGAAATGATTAATGTTGAAGGAAATAAGTGGAAAATTAAATCTATTATAAAGGCAGGAGGAGGAATATTTTCAAGAACTGAGAGTGCCTCATTTGAGATTAATGCTGACTCAATCAAACCTTTAAGATGGAGTAGAAAAGAAAGAATTCTATTTAGTAAAAAGAATTATCTAGTTACTTTTGATTGGTTAAATTCTGTTATTAGTTTTAATGAAGATGGTAATAAAGGTAAATTAGACCTTCTACCTAATTATCTTGGTCCTGCAACTGGACCATTATTACTAAGACTCAAATTAAGAAAATCAGGTCTTGATAATCTTCCGGAAAAAATAGAACTTGATGTATATTTTAAAGGAGAAATAAAGCATAGAAATTTTTCTATAAAAGGATTAGAAACCGTCAACACATCATTAGGTACATTCCAAGCCATAAAAGTAGTCCGAGTTAGATCTGAAGCAGATCCAAGAGAACAAGAATTTTGGTTTGCACCTGATCTAGATTTTGCCCTTATTAAAGTTATAAATGATGATGGACAAGAAAAAAGAGAACTAATGATTTCTTCTTACGAGGATATTGGAAGTTAA
- the sppA gene encoding signal peptide peptidase SppA: MNTEIKKTSRVWNFISSVRVFISNTFFLIITILIVLSILFSIFSDSTKDPSNKALFFSPNGPIVEQITGNANPFSELFADNQSIELSSRKALDVLTAVKDDPRIGYIVLKLDNIQGTGQTVLFDLGQALKKAKDSGKKILAIGDSYSQSAYYLASYADEVIVNPDGVVLIEGYSRYRNYYKSFLDKLKISINLFKVGSYKSAMEPFIRDTMSAEDKEASMFWMGDLWSSWKEDVSINRGLEPADIQFYADNANILIKDQFGDMAKAAKKANLIDKILNRTQIREYLEELVGSNSEQGNESFDNISINEYWQVIESEKDKPNLKNIAVIVAKGEIVYGNQPPGQIGGDSTARLIRDARNNKDVKAIVLRIDSGGGSAFASEVIREEIIEAKKQNIPVIASMSNVAASGGYWIAASADEIWASHDTITGSIGIFGAFPTFEKSLDHIGIHSDGIGTSELAGSQNLSRSINPKISEIFQSSVEYGYKRFITLVAEERNLSTEEVEKIAQGRVWSGNQALNIGLVDNLGNLSDAISKAANLAELIEYQPFFPEESSDWKELLLEGLLSKSIKSILSMLDLDLMIEQPSLIIKDFKKFKDPRGIYAICSDCLTY; the protein is encoded by the coding sequence ATGAATACAGAAATAAAGAAGACATCTAGAGTTTGGAATTTCATATCATCTGTCAGGGTTTTTATATCTAATACCTTTTTTCTTATTATTACTATTCTTATAGTTTTAAGCATTCTATTTTCTATCTTTTCTGATTCGACTAAAGATCCGTCTAATAAAGCTTTATTTTTTTCTCCAAACGGCCCAATTGTTGAGCAAATAACGGGCAATGCTAATCCTTTTTCTGAATTATTTGCAGACAATCAATCAATAGAATTAAGTTCAAGAAAAGCATTAGACGTTCTTACTGCAGTTAAAGATGATCCTAGAATAGGATATATAGTTTTAAAGTTAGATAATATACAGGGTACTGGTCAAACTGTACTTTTTGATCTAGGTCAGGCTTTAAAAAAGGCAAAAGATTCAGGAAAAAAAATACTTGCTATAGGAGATTCTTATAGTCAAAGTGCTTATTACCTTGCATCCTATGCCGATGAAGTCATTGTAAATCCTGATGGAGTTGTATTAATAGAAGGATATTCTAGATATAGAAATTACTATAAAAGCTTCTTAGATAAATTAAAAATAAGTATTAATTTATTTAAAGTAGGTTCTTATAAGTCTGCGATGGAACCATTTATTAGGGATACTATGTCTGCTGAAGATAAAGAAGCTAGTATGTTTTGGATGGGTGATTTATGGTCATCATGGAAAGAAGACGTATCAATTAATAGAGGCTTAGAACCAGCTGATATTCAGTTCTATGCAGATAATGCTAATATTTTGATAAAGGATCAATTTGGAGACATGGCAAAAGCTGCTAAGAAAGCTAACTTAATTGATAAAATTCTAAACAGAACCCAAATCAGGGAATATCTTGAGGAATTAGTAGGATCTAACTCTGAACAAGGCAATGAATCCTTTGACAATATTTCTATTAATGAATATTGGCAAGTCATTGAATCTGAAAAAGATAAGCCAAACTTAAAGAACATAGCTGTAATTGTTGCCAAGGGCGAAATTGTTTATGGCAACCAACCTCCGGGACAAATAGGTGGCGATTCAACAGCAAGACTCATCAGAGATGCTAGAAATAATAAAGATGTAAAAGCCATAGTTTTAAGAATAGACTCAGGAGGAGGTAGCGCTTTTGCTTCTGAGGTGATTAGAGAAGAGATAATTGAGGCCAAAAAACAAAATATTCCAGTTATTGCCTCTATGTCAAATGTAGCAGCATCAGGAGGATACTGGATAGCTGCAAGCGCAGATGAGATTTGGGCTTCACACGATACGATAACTGGTTCTATTGGGATTTTTGGAGCATTTCCAACCTTTGAAAAAAGCTTGGATCATATTGGAATTCACTCTGATGGCATAGGTACTAGCGAGCTTGCTGGGAGTCAAAACCTTTCTAGAAGTATAAATCCAAAAATTTCTGAAATCTTTCAATCCTCTGTTGAATATGGGTATAAAAGATTTATTACTTTAGTTGCAGAAGAAAGGAATCTATCAACGGAAGAGGTAGAAAAAATTGCACAAGGAAGAGTTTGGTCAGGTAATCAAGCATTGAATATTGGCCTAGTGGATAACTTAGGTAATCTTTCAGATGCAATTAGTAAAGCAGCTAATTTAGCTGAATTAATAGAATATCAACCGTTCTTTCCTGAAGAATCGTCAGATTGGAAAGAATTACTTCTTGAAGGGTTATTAAGTAAATCCATTAAATCCATATTGAGCATGCTAGATTTAGATTTAATGATTGAACAACCTAGCCTTATTATTAAAGATTTCAAAAAATTTAAAGACCCAAGGGGAATTTATGCTATTTGTTCAGATTGCCTTACTTATTGA
- the purM gene encoding phosphoribosylformylglycinamidine cyclo-ligase: MSKRKQSQITYKRAGVNVDKGYELVKKIKSSVSKTKRPEILSGLGSFAALSRLPKNIKNPLLVSCTDGVGTKVEIAKQVKNYKTIGIDLVAMCVNDLITCGGEPLLFLDYYVTDKLNVKTASEVIAGIAHGCKIANCSLVGGETAEHPGTFPKNSFDLAGFSVGIVDEKKIIDGSLVKDGDDLIGISSSGIHSNGFSLIRKLILDRKINLNQKIDGKKIGDRLLEPTKIYVKHILNLSKKISLHGISHITGGGLTENIPRMTGNNLSFIIEFDSKDWPNQPLFNTIKEASNLSLGSMFATFNCGIGMVLACDPKDTKSVINNLRKKGEVANKLGYVRKREKKESQIIFKK, from the coding sequence ATGTCAAAAAGAAAACAAAGCCAAATAACTTATAAAAGAGCTGGAGTAAATGTTGATAAAGGCTATGAATTAGTAAAAAAAATAAAATCGTCTGTTTCTAAAACTAAACGACCTGAAATACTATCCGGATTGGGCTCTTTCGCTGCACTCAGTAGATTACCTAAGAATATAAAAAACCCTTTACTTGTAAGTTGTACTGACGGTGTAGGTACTAAAGTAGAGATAGCTAAGCAAGTAAAGAATTATAAAACAATTGGTATTGATCTCGTGGCCATGTGCGTAAATGACCTTATTACTTGTGGTGGAGAACCTCTCCTTTTCTTAGATTACTATGTTACAGACAAATTAAATGTTAAGACCGCGTCTGAAGTAATAGCTGGAATAGCCCATGGATGCAAAATTGCTAATTGCTCTTTAGTAGGTGGAGAAACAGCTGAACATCCTGGTACTTTTCCTAAAAATAGTTTTGATTTAGCAGGCTTTTCAGTTGGAATAGTTGATGAAAAAAAAATTATTGATGGAAGTTTAGTGAAAGATGGTGATGACTTAATTGGAATTAGCTCTTCTGGAATTCATTCAAATGGATTCTCTTTGATAAGAAAATTAATCTTAGATAGAAAAATAAATCTAAATCAGAAAATAGATGGAAAAAAAATTGGTGATAGGCTTTTAGAGCCAACTAAGATCTATGTTAAGCACATTCTTAACCTTTCTAAAAAGATAAGTTTACATGGCATATCCCATATAACTGGAGGCGGCTTAACAGAAAATATTCCTAGGATGACAGGCAATAATCTATCATTCATTATAGAATTTGATTCAAAAGATTGGCCGAATCAACCCCTGTTTAATACTATAAAAGAAGCTTCAAACCTTTCTTTAGGCTCTATGTTTGCAACATTTAATTGCGGAATAGGCATGGTCTTGGCCTGCGACCCTAAAGATACTAAATCAGTAATAAATAATCTACGTAAAAAAGGAGAAGTAGCAAATAAATTAGGTTATGTAAGAAAAAGAGAAAAAAAAGAATCACAAATTATTTTTAAAAAATAA
- the arsC gene encoding arsenate reductase (glutaredoxin) (This arsenate reductase requires both glutathione and glutaredoxin to convert arsenate to arsenite, after which the efflux transporter formed by ArsA and ArsB can extrude the arsenite from the cell, providing resistance.), giving the protein MNNFTIYHNSRCSKSRQTLDILLKNNFDPIIVLYIQDPLSSAEIQEILIKLNKNPRDILRKSEQKYKELKLSNKNLSDNELIEFMQKNPKLIERPIVTRGNLAIVGRPPENVFKLIN; this is encoded by the coding sequence TTGAATAATTTTACCATTTATCACAACTCTAGATGCAGTAAATCTAGACAAACTCTAGATATTTTATTAAAAAATAATTTTGATCCTATTATAGTTTTATATATTCAAGATCCATTATCCTCTGCTGAAATCCAAGAAATTTTAATAAAACTTAATAAAAATCCAAGAGATATTTTACGAAAATCTGAACAAAAGTATAAAGAGCTAAAACTTTCTAATAAGAATCTATCAGATAATGAATTAATAGAATTCATGCAAAAAAACCCTAAACTTATCGAAAGGCCTATAGTAACAAGAGGTAACCTTGCTATAGTAGGCAGACCTCCAGAAAATGTTTTTAAATTAATAAATTAA